From a region of the Daphnia pulicaria isolate SC F1-1A chromosome 1, SC_F0-13Bv2, whole genome shotgun sequence genome:
- the LOC124321146 gene encoding uncharacterized protein LOC124321146, producing the protein MQASLVLSSLAFVIVVLFVIVWPFRKKLVMIGKPVIEQCFKWTRNGVKKTKKTISSKCKRPSLAVPTTDSTLETGENPDESHLYATITKESKQTKKQRRSLSNDSDFSASDTAVEETGVVSVELHAYQTVNLESHENSAMLKEIRTRSENNDGQIIDETSGSKIYDEVG; encoded by the exons ATGCAGGCTTCACTAGTGTTATCTTCCCTTGCATTTGTCATTGTCGTCTTGTTCGTCATAGTGTGGCCTTTCCGTAAAAA GTTAGTAATGATTGGCAAGCCGGTTATTGAACAGTGTTTCAAATGGACGCGAAATGgagtaaaaaaaaccaaaaaaacaatctCGAGCAAATGTAAAAGGCCAAGCTTGGCTGTACCTACCACCGACTCCACATTGGAAACGGGAGAAAATCCAGATGAATCGCACCTTTATGCCACTATAACAAAGgaaagcaaacaaacaaaaaaacaacggaGAAGTCTGAGCAACGATTCTGATTTCTCAGCTTCAGATACTGCAGTCGAGGAAACAGGCGTGGTATCGGTTGAGTTACACGCCTATCAAACAGTGAATTTGGAATCACATGAAAATTCTGCAATGCTTAAAGAGATTAGAACACGCTCTGAGAATAACGATGGGCAGATCATTGATGAAACAAGTGGGTCCAAAATTTACGACGAAGTAGGCTAG